CCGATGCTCCGGCGACCAAACCCGCTGGCGGAGGTGACTTGCAGGGGATCGCCACGGTGGTGTTCGGATTGCCATTCGTTGTCTTCGGCGGCTTGGCGGGATACCTGGCGGATCGCTACAGCAAACGCACGATCATCGTGACCAGCAAAGTCGCCGAAATCGCAATCATGGGACTCGGTCTGCTCGCGTTCCTGGCCACGCCCATGATTGGATTCGCGGGACTTTGGATCGTGCTGTTCTTGATGGGACTGCAAAGCACGTTCTTTGGGCCCGGCAAATACGGCATCATGCCAGAGATGTTGTCAGGCAACCAACTCAACCGCGGCAACGGCTTGGTCCTGATGACCACGTTCATCGCGATCATCATCGGCACCGCTGTCGCTGGACCACTGAAGGATTCGATCGTTCCGGCGGGAGTCCCACAGATGGAAGCCGCTTCCGGTTTATGGATCGGTTCGCTGGTGTGTGTCGGCATCGCCATCGTGGGAACCATCACCAGCCTCTTGATCATCCGCCTGCCGGCCGCCGATCCGACCCTGAAACTCAAGGCCGAGTACTTGGCCGTCCCGCGACCGATGCGAACGCTGTTGAAAACCGACACACCCTTGTTGCTCGCTCTGTTGGCGTCGTGCGTGTTTTGGTTGATCGCGGGGCTGACGATCCAAGCCGTCAATTCCCTCGGCAAAACCCAGCTTGAGATCTCTGACACAAAAACCAGCTTGATGGTGTCATTGATCAGCGTCGGAATCGCCTTTGGCGGTGCCGCCGCGG
The window above is part of the Rhodopirellula islandica genome. Proteins encoded here:
- a CDS encoding MFS transporter: MSDSPTAFPKDGPIDSLSHPSFLGFIATQFFGAFNDNLFKQLLLLLAIPTAVVATVADGSVNEGSPAIEVAGELTDAPATKPAGGGDLQGIATVVFGLPFVVFGGLAGYLADRYSKRTIIVTSKVAEIAIMGLGLLAFLATPMIGFAGLWIVLFLMGLQSTFFGPGKYGIMPEMLSGNQLNRGNGLVLMTTFIAIIIGTAVAGPLKDSIVPAGVPQMEAASGLWIGSLVCVGIAIVGTITSLLIIRLPAADPTLKLKAEYLAVPRPMRTLLKTDTPLLLALLASCVFWLIAGLTIQAVNSLGKTQLEISDTKTSLMVSLISVGIAFGGAAAGALSRKLSDKVVIQIGMWGVVAFCAVLAISLPGGRHLLGFGGSIPVLMLLGASAAFFAIPIQVFLQARPPEELKGRMIAVMNQANFFAIVMSGVLYQILNTVLTSADLPRSTVFGAMAVLFLPVAIFYRPSLERTVSPTAAAPTTPAN